From one Branchiostoma floridae strain S238N-H82 chromosome 3, Bfl_VNyyK, whole genome shotgun sequence genomic stretch:
- the LOC118411289 gene encoding uncharacterized protein LOC118411289 → MASTAHTLFLVISFAMMYGALAQFTCPVGHDPPYPLFCPQPGDSPNATACCYDSNRIPQTYCCNPSDILVGLAGWIIAVIVVVFLLFFGGIVLCICCCCSCCFLAQRRQQSQYVVITP, encoded by the exons ATGGCGAGTACGGCCCACACACTCTTCCTGGTGATTTCTTTCGCCATGATGTACG GAGCGCTAGCTCAGTTCACGTGCCCGGTAGGACACGACCCGCCCTACCCGCTATTCTGCCCACAGCCGGGAGACTCGCCCAACGCCACCGCCTGCTGCTACGACTCTAACCGGATCCCACAGACTTACTGCTGCAACCCCAGTGACATCCTCGTGGGCCTGGC TGGTTGGATCATTGCGGTTATTGTGGTGGTGTTTCTGCTGTTCTTCGGTGGCATCGTGCTGTGCATCTGCTGTTGCTGTAGCTGCTGTTTCCTTGCCCAGCGCCGCCAACAGTCGCAATATGTCGTCATCACTCCGTAA